The following are from one region of the Erwinia billingiae Eb661 genome:
- the cfa gene encoding cyclopropane fatty acyl phospholipid synthase — MSSSCIEEVSLVEDHWYRIVQEMLRNADIEVNGTRPWDIQIKNPEFFKRVMQEGSLGLGESYMDGWWECENLDMFFHRVLVAKLDQQLPHHFKDTLRIAAARLTNLQSRKRAWIVGKEHYDLGNDLFSLMLDDHMQYSCGYWKEAQTLEEAQNAKLKMICDKLQLAPGMSLLDIGCGWGGLAEYAARNYGVSVFGVTISAEQQKMAQERCEGLDVTILLQDYRDLNQQFDRISSVGMFEHVGPKNYATYFDVVNRNLKPDGIFLLHTIGANKTNEHVDPWINKYIFPNGCLPSVRHISEAHEPHFVMEDWHNFGQDYDTTLMAWHERFLAAWPQLAEKYGERFKRMFVYYLNACAGAFRARDIQLWQVVFTHGVEGGLRVPH, encoded by the coding sequence ATGAGTTCATCGTGTATAGAAGAAGTGAGCCTGGTCGAGGATCATTGGTATCGAATCGTCCAGGAAATGCTACGCAATGCAGATATTGAGGTCAACGGCACACGCCCCTGGGATATCCAGATTAAAAATCCGGAGTTCTTCAAGCGCGTGATGCAAGAGGGCTCACTGGGATTGGGCGAAAGTTATATGGATGGCTGGTGGGAATGCGAAAATCTGGATATGTTTTTCCATCGCGTTCTGGTCGCCAAACTCGATCAACAACTCCCCCACCACTTTAAAGATACGCTCAGAATAGCTGCCGCCAGATTAACCAATCTGCAATCACGAAAACGCGCCTGGATTGTCGGTAAAGAGCATTACGATCTGGGTAACGATCTGTTCTCACTGATGCTTGATGATCATATGCAATATTCCTGTGGCTACTGGAAAGAAGCGCAAACGCTGGAAGAAGCACAGAATGCTAAATTAAAAATGATCTGCGATAAACTGCAATTAGCACCAGGCATGTCACTGCTGGATATTGGCTGTGGTTGGGGCGGACTGGCTGAATATGCCGCCAGAAATTACGGTGTCAGCGTATTTGGCGTCACTATCTCTGCTGAACAGCAGAAAATGGCTCAAGAGCGATGTGAAGGGCTGGATGTCACTATTCTGTTGCAAGATTACCGCGATTTAAACCAGCAGTTTGACCGCATATCTTCCGTAGGCATGTTTGAACATGTTGGACCTAAAAACTACGCCACCTATTTTGACGTGGTAAACCGCAATCTGAAACCTGACGGTATTTTCCTGCTTCACACCATCGGTGCCAATAAGACCAATGAACATGTTGATCCCTGGATCAATAAGTACATTTTCCCTAATGGCTGTCTGCCTTCAGTACGCCACATCTCTGAAGCGCACGAGCCGCATTTCGTCATGGAAGACTGGCACAACTTTGGTCAGGACTATGACACCACTCTGATGGCATGGCACGAGCGGTTCCTCGCAGCCTGGCCCCAGCTGGCAGAAAAATACGGTGAGCGTTTTAAACGGATGTTCGTCTATTACCTGAATGCCTGTGCCGGCGCTTTCCGCGCCCGCGATATTCAACTGTGGCAGGTGGTCTTTACCCATGGGGTTGAGGGCGGTTTACGCGTCCCGCATTAA
- the punC gene encoding purine nucleoside transporter PunC: MPSKGFIVYLALLSVAGFLATDMYLPAFGAMQQDLQTDAGIISASLSLFLAGFAIAQLFWGPLSDRIGRKPVLLMGLSLFAVSCGAMWWVDSAAALLALRFVQAVGICAAAVSWQALVVDRYSASQANRVFASIMPLVALSPALAPLLGAWLLNHFSWRAIFVALLLVAVVLLISTLFLAPTVKKPVVDGVKKMGFFSLLKSPVYSGNVLIYAACSASFFAWLTGSPFILGDLGMSPGDIGLSYVPQTLAFLIGGFGCRTLLKHTEGRSLLPWLLAIYSLSIVAFFIAAQIEDPSMVALLLPFCGMALANGAIYPIVVSNALLPFPQSSGKAAALQNTLQLGLCCIASLIVSTFISTSLFTTSLVMISTVVLAGIGYILQRAKAEKLALADAHSGR, translated from the coding sequence ATGCCTTCGAAAGGATTTATTGTTTACCTGGCGCTGTTAAGCGTGGCAGGTTTCCTCGCTACCGATATGTACCTGCCTGCCTTTGGTGCCATGCAACAAGACCTGCAAACCGATGCCGGGATCATCAGCGCCAGCCTCAGCCTGTTCCTGGCGGGTTTTGCCATCGCCCAGCTGTTTTGGGGTCCGTTGTCGGATCGTATTGGCCGTAAGCCTGTGCTGTTGATGGGTCTGAGTCTGTTCGCCGTCAGTTGTGGCGCGATGTGGTGGGTAGATTCTGCTGCGGCCCTGCTGGCGTTGCGCTTTGTGCAAGCGGTGGGGATTTGTGCTGCTGCAGTCAGCTGGCAGGCACTGGTCGTCGACCGCTATTCCGCCAGCCAGGCAAATCGCGTATTCGCCTCCATCATGCCGTTAGTGGCACTCTCGCCTGCGCTCGCGCCGTTACTGGGCGCCTGGTTACTCAACCATTTCAGCTGGCGCGCCATTTTTGTCGCGCTGTTGCTGGTCGCAGTGGTGCTGCTGATTTCCACCTTGTTCCTCGCCCCAACGGTGAAGAAGCCGGTGGTGGATGGCGTGAAGAAAATGGGCTTTTTCAGCCTGTTAAAATCGCCGGTTTACAGTGGTAACGTGCTGATTTATGCCGCCTGTTCAGCCAGCTTCTTCGCCTGGCTGACCGGTTCGCCCTTCATTCTCGGCGATCTTGGCATGTCTCCCGGTGACATTGGGCTGAGCTACGTGCCTCAGACGCTGGCCTTTTTGATTGGCGGATTCGGCTGCCGAACGTTGCTGAAACACACTGAAGGCCGCTCCCTGCTGCCCTGGTTACTGGCAATCTATTCACTCAGCATTGTGGCTTTTTTTATCGCCGCGCAGATTGAAGATCCGTCTATGGTGGCGTTATTGCTGCCGTTCTGCGGTATGGCGTTAGCAAACGGTGCGATTTATCCGATTGTCGTGTCGAATGCCCTCTTACCTTTCCCGCAATCGAGTGGTAAAGCCGCTGCCCTGCAGAACACGCTGCAACTGGGTTTGTGCTGCATCGCCAGTCTGATTGTTTCCACATTTATCAGCACTTCGCTGTTCACCACCTCGCTGGTGATGATCTCGACTGTTGTTCTGGCAGGAATCGGCTATATTTTACAACGGGCGAAGGCGGAAAAGCTCGCTCTGGCGGACGCGCACAGCGGTCGCTAA
- the punR gene encoding DNA-binding transcriptional activator PunR, whose amino-acid sequence MWSEHSLEVVDAVARSGSFTAAAAELHRVPSAISYTVRQLEEWLAVPLFERRHRDVVLTDAGRVFIQEGRSVIKKMLATRRQCQQVANGWRGQINIAVDRIVKSQRTRQLVVDFYRHFPDMELHLSAEVFNGVWDALADGRVDVAIGATQAIPVGGRFAFRNMGALNWRCVVAADHPLARQHAETSEEAIGEWPSLVLEDTSRALPKRTTWTLDNQRRLVVPDWESAFDCLLAGLCVGMVPGHLAQPLLQKGALHELTLEGGFPDSPCCVSWSEQQASPALSWLLDYLGDSDTLNSEWLKEEP is encoded by the coding sequence ATGTGGTCAGAACATTCCCTTGAAGTGGTTGATGCAGTTGCCCGCAGCGGCAGTTTTACCGCTGCCGCCGCAGAGCTCCATCGCGTACCCTCAGCCATCAGTTATACCGTGCGGCAGCTGGAAGAATGGCTTGCCGTGCCGTTGTTTGAGCGTCGCCACCGTGATGTGGTGCTGACCGATGCGGGACGAGTATTTATCCAGGAGGGCCGCAGTGTCATCAAAAAAATGCTCGCCACCCGACGGCAGTGCCAGCAGGTCGCTAACGGCTGGCGAGGGCAAATTAATATCGCCGTCGATCGCATCGTTAAATCTCAGCGAACCCGACAGCTGGTAGTCGACTTTTATCGGCACTTTCCGGATATGGAACTGCATCTGTCAGCAGAAGTTTTTAACGGCGTCTGGGATGCGTTGGCCGACGGGCGGGTGGATGTGGCCATCGGCGCGACACAGGCTATCCCGGTAGGTGGCCGCTTCGCCTTCCGCAATATGGGCGCGCTCAACTGGCGCTGTGTGGTTGCCGCGGATCATCCGCTGGCACGTCAGCACGCAGAAACCAGTGAAGAGGCCATTGGCGAATGGCCTTCACTGGTGCTGGAAGATACCTCAAGAGCCTTGCCGAAACGCACCACATGGACGCTGGATAATCAGCGGCGGCTGGTGGTGCCAGACTGGGAAAGCGCATTTGACTGCCTGCTGGCGGGCTTATGCGTGGGGATGGTACCGGGCCATCTGGCGCAACCGCTGCTGCAAAAAGGCGCTTTGCATGAATTGACGCTGGAAGGCGGATTTCCGGACAGTCCGTGCTGCGTGAGCTGGTCTGAGCAGCAGGCTTCACCGGCGCTGAGCTGGTTGCTGGATTATCTGGGTGACAGTGACACGCTGAACAGTGAATGGCTGAAGGAAGAGCCCTGA
- the purR gene encoding HTH-type transcriptional repressor PurR: MATIKDVAKQAGVSTTTVSHVINKTRFVAEETREAVWAAIKALHYSPSAVARSLKVNHTKTIGLLATSSEAPYFAEIIEAIENRCFAKGYTLILGNAHNDLAKQQAYLSMMAQKRVDGLLVMCSEYPDELITMLEDNRNIPMVVMDWGKSRGDFTDTVEDNAFEGGYLAGRYLIDRGHRDIGVIPGQMERNTGGGRLAGFMKALSEAGITLRDEWLVQGNFEPESGHQAMQQILSQKQRPTAVFCGGDVMAMGAICAADEMGLRVPQDISVIGYDNVRNARYFTPALTTVHQPKEQLGETAFDMLLDRITSKREEPQTIEVHPTLIERRSVADGPFLDYRR, encoded by the coding sequence ATGGCAACAATTAAAGATGTGGCAAAGCAAGCCGGGGTGTCCACCACCACCGTCTCCCACGTCATCAACAAGACCCGTTTCGTTGCAGAAGAAACGCGGGAAGCCGTGTGGGCCGCCATTAAGGCGCTCCACTATTCACCCAGCGCGGTTGCCCGTAGTCTGAAGGTGAATCACACCAAAACCATCGGGCTGCTGGCTACTTCGAGCGAGGCGCCCTATTTCGCCGAAATTATTGAAGCCATTGAAAACCGCTGTTTTGCCAAAGGCTACACGCTGATCCTCGGTAACGCCCACAATGATCTTGCCAAGCAGCAGGCCTATCTGTCGATGATGGCGCAGAAACGCGTGGATGGCCTGCTGGTGATGTGTTCCGAATACCCTGACGAGTTGATCACCATGCTGGAAGATAACCGCAATATTCCGATGGTGGTGATGGACTGGGGCAAATCGCGCGGTGACTTTACCGATACGGTAGAAGACAACGCCTTTGAAGGCGGTTATCTGGCTGGCCGTTATCTGATCGACCGTGGGCATCGAGATATTGGTGTCATCCCGGGTCAGATGGAGCGCAACACCGGCGGTGGCCGTCTTGCCGGATTTATGAAAGCATTGTCTGAAGCGGGGATTACCTTGCGTGACGAGTGGCTGGTTCAGGGCAATTTCGAACCTGAATCAGGTCACCAGGCGATGCAGCAAATCCTCTCGCAGAAGCAGCGTCCAACGGCGGTGTTCTGCGGTGGCGATGTGATGGCGATGGGCGCAATTTGTGCGGCTGATGAGATGGGCCTGCGCGTTCCGCAGGATATATCGGTAATCGGGTACGATAACGTACGCAACGCCCGTTACTTCACACCGGCCCTGACCACGGTTCACCAGCCAAAAGAACAGCTGGGCGAAACCGCCTTCGATATGCTGTTAGATCGTATCACCAGCAAGCGTGAAGAACCGCAGACGATTGAAGTACATCCTACGTTGATCGAACGCCGTTCGGTTGCCGATGGTCCCTTCCTGGATTACCGCCGCTAG
- the cydH gene encoding cytochrome bd-I oxidase subunit CydH codes for MDTDLKFSLLTTVCALLMIMAFSFTAIMH; via the coding sequence ATGGATACCGATCTGAAGTTCTCTTTACTGACCACGGTTTGCGCACTGTTGATGATTATGGCGTTTAGCTTCACCGCGATTATGCATTAA
- a CDS encoding C40 family peptidase — MRLLITLFMLAFAQLFFNMAHASPHAPINANHHKADSGTPAREDERRKRRPVKANSTKKVKESTSKKSRLTSVQKLKLKKKPSLQTASVQTAPLHSSKYKKKTTLNAGNKRYGRHRGKVVDTAEELTSDSVSAPLKLSKAHRARYQKARETAMTKLMGQLGKPYQWGGTSPKTGFDCSGLVWYAYKDLVKFKIPRTANEMYHLHDAASIKRDELEKGDLVFFRINGRETADHVGVYLGGGKFIQSPRTGKDIQVSALADDYWQRHYIGARRMMTPKTIR; from the coding sequence ATGCGTTTACTTATCACGCTCTTCATGCTGGCCTTTGCCCAGCTGTTTTTCAATATGGCGCACGCATCGCCACATGCCCCTATTAATGCAAATCATCATAAGGCAGATAGCGGCACGCCTGCCCGAGAGGATGAGCGACGTAAACGCCGACCGGTTAAAGCCAACAGCACCAAAAAAGTTAAAGAATCCACCAGCAAAAAATCTCGCTTAACCTCAGTACAAAAGTTGAAGCTTAAAAAGAAACCTTCGCTGCAAACCGCCTCTGTTCAGACTGCCCCGTTGCACTCCAGCAAATACAAAAAGAAAACCACCTTAAACGCCGGAAATAAACGCTATGGCCGCCATCGTGGCAAGGTTGTCGATACTGCTGAAGAGCTGACGTCAGACTCTGTTTCTGCGCCATTAAAGTTAAGTAAAGCTCACCGCGCCCGCTATCAAAAAGCCCGTGAAACCGCGATGACCAAACTGATGGGCCAGCTGGGTAAACCTTACCAATGGGGCGGAACGTCGCCTAAAACCGGCTTCGATTGCAGCGGCCTGGTGTGGTATGCCTACAAGGATTTAGTGAAGTTTAAAATCCCGCGCACGGCGAATGAGATGTATCACCTGCATGATGCGGCTTCGATAAAGCGTGATGAGCTGGAGAAAGGCGATTTAGTCTTCTTCCGCATTAACGGGCGCGAGACGGCAGATCATGTTGGCGTGTATCTGGGTGGTGGGAAGTTTATTCAGTCGCCACGTACTGGCAAGGATATTCAGGTCAGCGCTCTGGCAGATGATTACTGGCAGCGCCACTATATTGGTGCCCGCCGGATGATGACGCCAAAAACCATTCGATAG
- a CDS encoding Grx4 family monothiol glutaredoxin: protein MSTIEKIERQIAENPILLYMKGSPKLPSCGFSAQAVQALSACGERFAYVDILLNPEIRAELPKYANWPTFPQLWIDGELVGGCDIIIQMYQQGELQQLIKDTAQKYPSDAAE from the coding sequence ATGAGTACTATTGAAAAAATTGAGCGCCAGATAGCAGAAAACCCGATTCTGCTGTACATGAAAGGCTCACCAAAACTGCCAAGCTGTGGCTTCTCTGCCCAGGCCGTTCAGGCACTTTCAGCCTGTGGCGAGCGTTTTGCCTACGTCGATATTCTGCTGAACCCAGAAATTCGTGCTGAGCTGCCTAAATACGCCAACTGGCCAACCTTCCCACAACTGTGGATTGACGGTGAACTGGTCGGCGGTTGCGACATCATTATTCAGATGTACCAGCAGGGTGAACTGCAGCAGCTGATTAAAGATACCGCGCAAAAATACCCTTCTGACGCCGCGGAATAA
- a CDS encoding NAD(P)-dependent oxidoreductase encodes MKTIAVVAPGAMGSAIAGLLTHHHLEVLTLIEGRSRATAERAKQAGMKPVSAEALMRADVILSIVPPASAVTLAEFLAPLLSAAQTKPLYVDCNAIGEDTLKRVAATIAPTGAGFVDGAIIGLPPASPEDESPQFWFAGDRADSLAELERFGLRVKIMQAQTGAASALKMSYAGINKGITLLSALMLINASRVGAAGALLEEMEASQPALLARLRKAIPDMYSKAWRWAPEMEEIATLNARELPGEPLFHALATFCRQMAEDQQQGGDFTDLLNAFLQQQK; translated from the coding sequence ATGAAAACAATTGCTGTCGTTGCGCCCGGTGCCATGGGATCTGCCATTGCCGGGCTCCTCACCCACCATCATCTTGAAGTGCTGACCTTAATCGAAGGTCGTTCCCGGGCAACAGCTGAACGCGCTAAACAGGCTGGCATGAAACCGGTCAGTGCGGAGGCGTTGATGCGTGCTGATGTCATCCTCTCTATCGTACCTCCCGCCTCAGCGGTGACGCTGGCGGAGTTTCTGGCTCCGCTGTTGAGTGCTGCCCAGACCAAACCCCTTTATGTCGACTGCAATGCCATCGGTGAAGATACCTTGAAACGGGTTGCCGCAACGATTGCGCCTACCGGCGCGGGGTTTGTCGATGGCGCGATTATCGGTCTGCCGCCGGCGTCCCCTGAAGATGAAAGTCCGCAATTTTGGTTTGCGGGCGATCGGGCTGACTCTCTGGCGGAACTGGAGAGGTTCGGATTGCGGGTCAAAATCATGCAGGCGCAGACTGGCGCGGCGTCGGCGTTAAAAATGTCCTACGCCGGGATCAATAAAGGCATCACCTTGCTGTCTGCGCTGATGTTGATTAACGCCAGTCGGGTGGGCGCTGCCGGAGCACTGCTTGAGGAAATGGAGGCGAGCCAGCCGGCACTGCTGGCGCGTTTGCGCAAGGCTATTCCGGATATGTACAGCAAGGCCTGGCGCTGGGCGCCAGAAATGGAAGAGATTGCGACGTTAAATGCCCGCGAATTGCCCGGCGAGCCGCTTTTTCACGCCCTTGCCACCTTCTGCCGTCAGATGGCTGAGGATCAGCAACAAGGCGGAGATTTCACCGATCTGCTTAACGCTTTTCTGCAGCAGCAAAAATAA
- the rnt gene encoding ribonuclease T, translating to MSESNELNALSSRFRGFYPVVIDVETAGFDAKTNALLEIAAVTLKMDENGWLEKDETLHFHVEPFEGSILQPEALAFNGIDPSNPLRGAVSEYDALHAIFKLVRKGIKDHGCNRAIMVAHNATFDLNFTNAAADRAGLKRNPFHPFVTFDTAALSGLVLGQTVLAKACAAAGMAFDSSQAHSALYDTVQTADLFCELVNRWKRLGGWPLPIAEES from the coding sequence ATGTCTGAATCGAACGAACTGAACGCCCTCAGCAGCCGTTTTCGCGGTTTTTATCCGGTAGTAATTGATGTGGAAACCGCCGGTTTTGATGCGAAGACCAACGCATTACTGGAAATAGCCGCCGTCACCCTGAAAATGGATGAGAATGGCTGGCTGGAGAAGGACGAAACGCTCCATTTCCACGTTGAGCCGTTTGAAGGTTCCATTCTGCAACCTGAAGCATTGGCTTTTAACGGTATCGATCCGTCGAATCCGCTGCGCGGTGCGGTCAGTGAATATGATGCCCTGCATGCCATTTTTAAACTGGTGCGCAAAGGGATCAAGGATCACGGCTGCAATCGCGCCATTATGGTGGCCCACAATGCCACCTTCGACCTTAATTTCACCAATGCCGCTGCTGACCGTGCAGGGTTAAAGCGCAACCCGTTCCACCCCTTCGTGACCTTCGATACGGCGGCACTGAGCGGACTGGTGCTGGGACAAACCGTGTTGGCCAAGGCCTGCGCCGCTGCGGGAATGGCCTTTGACAGCAGCCAGGCACACTCCGCGCTGTACGATACCGTGCAGACTGCCGACCTGTTCTGTGAACTGGTAAACCGCTGGAAACGCCTCGGTGGCTGGCCGCTGCCGATCGCAGAAGAAAGCTAG
- the gloA gene encoding lactoylglutathione lyase, with product MRLLHTMLRVGDLQRSVDFYTKVLGMRLLRTSENTEYKYTLAFVGYTDESEGAVIELTYNWGVDSYNLGDAYGHVALGVDDVAATCDRIRNDGGNVTREAGPVKGGTTIIAFVEDPDGYKIELIENKHAGHGLGD from the coding sequence ATGCGCTTACTTCACACCATGCTTCGCGTTGGCGATCTGCAGCGTTCCGTTGATTTTTATACCAAAGTGCTGGGTATGCGCCTGCTGCGTACCAGTGAAAACACCGAATATAAATACACTCTGGCGTTTGTGGGTTACACCGATGAGAGCGAAGGCGCTGTTATCGAACTGACTTACAACTGGGGCGTAGACAGCTACAACCTGGGCGACGCTTACGGCCACGTCGCGCTGGGCGTTGATGATGTTGCAGCGACCTGCGATCGTATTCGCAATGATGGCGGTAACGTCACCCGTGAAGCTGGCCCGGTTAAAGGCGGCACCACCATTATCGCCTTTGTAGAAGATCCGGACGGCTACAAAATTGAACTGATTGAGAACAAGCACGCTGGCCACGGCCTGGGTGATTAA
- the nemA gene encoding alkene reductase translates to MELKKLFTPLKLGAITVPNRVFMAPLTRLRSMEPGDVPTPLMGEYYRQRASSGLIISEATQISAQAKGYAGAPGLHSSEQIAAWKAINAGIHQDGGHSAVQLWHTGRISHTSVQPEGKAPISSSAINAETRTSLRDEQGQAIREATSTPRALELDEIAGVVADFRKAVENAREADFDLVELHSAHGYLIHQFLSPASNQRNDIYGGSVENRTRFALEVVDAAIAGWSADRIGIRISPLGPFNGLDNGEDQEAAALYYIAELAKRNLAYLHISEPDWAGGKPYSEAFRKAIRAVYPGVIVGAGAYTADKAEELIEKGLIDAAAFGRVYIANPDLVERLRENAPLNDPRPELFYGGGAEGYTDYPTLAG, encoded by the coding sequence ATGGAATTGAAGAAGCTGTTTACCCCGTTAAAATTGGGTGCGATCACCGTTCCGAACCGCGTATTTATGGCGCCACTGACTCGCCTGCGTAGCATGGAACCGGGTGATGTCCCAACGCCGTTGATGGGCGAATACTATCGCCAACGCGCCAGTTCCGGACTGATCATCTCTGAAGCAACCCAAATATCTGCCCAGGCCAAAGGCTATGCAGGTGCGCCTGGTCTGCACTCTTCCGAACAGATTGCTGCCTGGAAAGCGATTAACGCCGGGATCCACCAGGATGGCGGTCACAGCGCAGTACAGCTGTGGCACACCGGCCGTATTTCGCATACCAGCGTGCAGCCAGAAGGCAAAGCGCCGATCTCCTCTTCGGCTATCAATGCAGAAACCCGCACCTCGTTGCGTGATGAGCAAGGTCAGGCTATCCGTGAAGCGACGTCCACACCGCGTGCACTTGAGCTGGATGAGATTGCGGGCGTCGTCGCTGATTTCCGCAAGGCGGTGGAGAATGCCCGTGAAGCCGATTTCGATCTGGTTGAACTGCACTCTGCACACGGTTACTTAATCCACCAGTTCCTGTCCCCGGCCTCCAACCAGCGTAACGATATCTATGGCGGCAGCGTTGAAAACCGCACCCGCTTTGCGCTGGAAGTGGTTGATGCCGCGATCGCAGGCTGGAGCGCGGATCGTATTGGTATCCGTATTTCTCCGCTGGGCCCATTCAACGGCCTGGACAACGGTGAAGATCAGGAAGCTGCAGCGCTGTATTACATCGCTGAACTGGCTAAACGTAACCTGGCCTATCTGCATATCTCCGAGCCCGACTGGGCCGGTGGCAAGCCTTACAGCGAAGCCTTCCGTAAAGCGATTCGCGCGGTGTATCCCGGCGTAATTGTTGGTGCAGGTGCCTACACGGCGGATAAAGCCGAAGAGCTGATCGAAAAAGGATTGATTGATGCCGCTGCCTTTGGCCGCGTGTACATCGCTAATCCGGATCTGGTTGAGCGTCTGCGTGAAAATGCCCCGCTGAACGATCCTCGCCCTGAGCTGTTCTACGGCGGCGGCGCGGAAGGTTATACCGACTACCCAACCCTCGCGGGCTGA
- a CDS encoding TetR/AcrR family transcriptional regulator: MKTIRSDTREHILLTGEQLCVQRGFNGMGLIELLKVAEVPKGSFYHYFPSKEAFGVAMLERYFAVYHQRLQAFLDDHQGNQRQRILDYYQQSLNTFCQESAFAGCLSVKLSAEVCDLSEPMRIALNAGSKALIATLTQAVERAVQQGTLLPVNASEACAQNLYMLWLGASLQSKISRDSSPLVNAWQEMTRMLPEPH; the protein is encoded by the coding sequence ATGAAAACAATTCGATCCGACACCCGAGAACATATCCTGCTTACCGGAGAACAGTTGTGCGTTCAGCGCGGCTTCAATGGCATGGGATTGATCGAGCTGTTGAAAGTGGCGGAAGTGCCAAAAGGATCGTTTTATCACTACTTCCCCTCAAAAGAGGCGTTTGGAGTAGCGATGCTTGAACGTTATTTTGCCGTTTATCATCAACGTCTTCAGGCGTTTCTGGATGATCATCAGGGCAATCAACGCCAACGCATCCTCGACTATTATCAGCAATCGTTGAATACTTTCTGTCAGGAAAGTGCCTTCGCAGGTTGCTTATCAGTAAAGCTGTCAGCCGAAGTGTGCGATCTGTCAGAACCCATGCGCATCGCGCTGAATGCTGGTTCAAAGGCGCTGATTGCCACGCTAACGCAGGCAGTTGAACGTGCAGTGCAACAAGGTACACTGCTGCCAGTGAACGCCTCTGAAGCCTGCGCACAGAATCTTTATATGCTGTGGCTGGGTGCCAGTCTGCAAAGTAAAATCTCCCGTGACAGTTCGCCGCTGGTGAATGCGTGGCAAGAGATGACGCGGATGCTGCCAGAACCACATTAA
- a CDS encoding DUF1289 domain-containing protein — protein sequence MAEQLEFFPVPSPCRGICQSDQRGYCRGCLRSRDERFNWMKFTDAQKREVIRLCRQRFLRLQRAGKVDLPEEPEQPTLF from the coding sequence GTGGCAGAACAACTTGAGTTTTTCCCGGTGCCAAGTCCCTGTCGGGGGATTTGCCAGTCAGACCAACGCGGATATTGTCGCGGTTGCCTGCGCAGTCGTGACGAGCGATTCAACTGGATGAAGTTTACCGATGCGCAAAAGCGGGAGGTTATTCGCCTCTGCCGCCAGCGTTTCCTGCGCCTGCAACGGGCCGGGAAAGTGGATCTGCCGGAAGAACCCGAGCAGCCGACGCTGTTTTAG
- a CDS encoding efflux RND transporter periplasmic adaptor subunit yields the protein MKFSTLKYFSTVIFFAAALLAGWWLWNYYMQSPWTRDGKVRAELVNITPQVSGRIEQLLVKDNQFVTKGTKLLVLDDEPFRIAVLNAQSQLAKAQSDLVKAQHEARRRQSLPRNVISAEDLDAANLTAKGMDAAAKAAQAELDQANWNLSQTQITAPTDGWISNLVIRPGNYATSGTPVFALVDSHSFYVMGYFEETKLRHIRPVYKASIRLYSDDRELQGEVESIGRAIYDQSVETDSGLVPDIKPNVPWVRLAQRVPVRIRLTDVPKDLPLVAGTTCTVSVQP from the coding sequence ATGAAATTCAGCACGTTAAAATATTTTTCCACGGTTATTTTCTTTGCTGCTGCCCTGCTCGCCGGCTGGTGGCTGTGGAACTACTATATGCAGTCGCCCTGGACACGAGACGGCAAAGTCCGCGCCGAACTGGTGAACATTACGCCGCAGGTGTCTGGCCGCATTGAGCAACTGCTGGTGAAAGATAACCAGTTCGTTACCAAAGGCACCAAACTCTTAGTGCTGGATGATGAACCCTTTCGTATTGCCGTGTTAAATGCTCAATCTCAATTAGCAAAGGCGCAATCTGACTTAGTCAAAGCGCAGCATGAGGCCCGTCGTCGCCAGAGTCTGCCGCGCAATGTCATTTCCGCCGAAGACCTGGATGCCGCCAACCTCACGGCTAAAGGAATGGATGCCGCAGCCAAAGCCGCTCAGGCAGAGCTGGATCAGGCCAACTGGAACCTGTCACAGACCCAAATTACCGCGCCGACAGATGGCTGGATCAGCAATCTGGTGATCCGCCCGGGCAATTATGCCACCAGCGGTACGCCGGTCTTTGCGCTGGTCGACAGCCACTCGTTCTATGTCATGGGCTACTTCGAAGAAACCAAACTGCGTCATATTCGTCCGGTCTACAAAGCCTCAATCCGGCTGTATAGCGACGATCGCGAACTGCAGGGCGAAGTCGAAAGTATTGGTCGCGCAATCTATGACCAGAGCGTGGAGACAGACAGCGGCTTGGTGCCCGATATCAAACCTAACGTTCCCTGGGTGCGCCTGGCGCAGCGCGTGCCGGTGCGTATCCGCCTGACTGACGTTCCGAAAGATCTGCCGCTGGTCGCTGGCACCACCTGCACCGTTTCTGTTCAGCCATGA